A window of the Citrus sinensis cultivar Valencia sweet orange chromosome 9, DVS_A1.0, whole genome shotgun sequence genome harbors these coding sequences:
- the LOC102628972 gene encoding uncharacterized protein LOC102628972: protein MNPISIYPNLFNAAAAGDAETFKRNTTSDEIESLLTAQTKNTILHINIISQKRKNGSTKFIGEMLEICPSLLLQVNAKGDTPLHLATKFAHSNIVSFLIERAKLAAWQMMRMTNNEKNTALHEAVCHGNVQVVKILTKQDPDSPYSANKYGKTPLYMVAEGRYSEMVIELLENCTSVSHEGPNGKTALHAAAMHFYFGRITTFDWGRQLSSFILRKLDEAALKKLLEKKMSLIKETEHYGWTPIHYAAYYNQYQQIHELLEIDQTASNIADKDRKMTTLRLAVG, encoded by the exons ATGAATCCTATTTCTATTTATCCAAATTTGTTCAATGCCGCAGCTGCAGGCGATGCTGAAACCTTCAAAAGAAATACGACAAGCGATGAAATTGAGAGCCTGTTAACAGCACAGACCAAGAATACAATCCTGCATATCAACATCATAtctcaaaaaaggaaaaatgggtCAACCAAGTTCATTGGAGAAATGCTTGAGATATGCCCATCACTGCTGCTACAAGTCAATGCTAAAGGCGATACTCCACTCCATCTTGCTACGAAATTCGCCCATTCTAATATAGTGAGTTTTCTCATTGAAAGAGCAAAACTAGCTGCCTGGCAGATGATGAGAATGACGAATAATGAGAAGAATACAGCACTGCACGAGGCAGTGTGTCATGGCAACGTCCAGGTGGTGAAAATTCTAACGAAACAAGACCCTGATTCTCCATATTCTGCAAATAAGTACGGCAAAACGCCACTCTACATGGTTGCTGAGGGACGATATTCTGAGATGGTGATTGAATTATTAGAAAACTGCACATCAGTGTCCCATGAAGGTCCCAACGGAAAGACAGCTTTGCATGCTGCAGCAATGCACTTCTATTTTg GTCGGATAACAACTTTTGATTGGGGGAGGCAACTGTCTAGTTTCATATTGCGAAAACTGG ATGAGGCTgcgttaaaaaaattacttgagaAAAAGATGAGCCTGATCAAAGAAACAGAGCATTATGGGTGGACTCCAATTCATTACGCTGCATATTATAATCAGTATCAACAGATACATGAGCTATTAGAAATTGATCAAACTGCTTCAAACATTGCTGATAAAGATCGAAAGATGACAACACTTCGTTTGGCAGTGGGCTAA